The following are encoded in a window of Vigna unguiculata cultivar IT97K-499-35 chromosome 8, ASM411807v1, whole genome shotgun sequence genomic DNA:
- the LOC114193060 gene encoding CSC1-like protein At3g21620, giving the protein MLMASLSDIGLAAAINILSAFTFLLAFAILRIQPINDRVYFPKWYLKGLRSSPLQAGLFVSKFVNLDFKSYIRFLSWMPAALQMPEPELIDHAGLDSAVYLRIYLLGLKIFVPIAFLAFSVMVPVNWTNSTLERSNLTYSQIDKLSISNIPTGSNRFWTHLVMAYAFTFWTCYILKREYQIVATMRLHFLASERRRPDQFTVLVRNVPPDPDESVSELVEHFFLVNHPDHYLTHQVVYNAKKLSSLVSKKKKTQNWLDYYELKYSRNQSTRPSKKTGYLGLWGDRVDAIDFYTTEINRLSKEIELEKDRVTKNPKYIMPAAFVSFRTRWGAAVCAQTQQSRNPTVWLTEWAPEPRDVYWDNMAIPYVSLTIRRLIVAVAFFFLTFFFMIPIAFVQSLANIEGIEKAVPFLKPFIEIKVIKAFIQGFLPGIALKIFLIFLPTILMIMSKFEGYISTSSLERRAATRYYIFQFINVFLGSIITGTAFQQLDKFLHQSANEIPITIGVSIPMKATFFITYIMVDGWAGCAGEILRLKPLIFYHLKNFFLVKTEKDREEAMDPGTFGFNTGEPQIQLYFLLGLVYAVVTPFLLPYIIVFFGLAYVVYRHQIINVYNQEYESAAAFWPDVHGRIIFALVISQLLLMGLLSTKEAANSTPLLITLPVLTIAFHLYCKGRYEPAFIKHPLQEAMMKDTLERAREPNFNLKEFIQNAYIHPVFKGDDDSDSEVMSEKWEEQEPVVVQTKRQSRRNTPLPSKHSGSLSS; this is encoded by the exons ATGCTCATGGCTTCTTTGAGTGATATAGGACTCGCCGCAGCAATTAACATCCTGAGTGCATTTACTTTCTTGTTGGCTTTTGCCATACTTCGAATTCAACCTATAAACGATAGGGTGTATTTTCCAAAATGGTATTTGAAGGGTTTAAGGAGCAGTCCATTGCAAGCAGGGTTATTTGTCAGCAAGTTTGTCAATTTGGACTTCAAATCATATATAAGGTTCCTGAGCTGGATGCCTGCAGCATTGCAAATGCCAGAACCTGAACTAATTGACCATGCAGGCTTGGACTCTGCTGTTTACTTGAGGATCTACTTACTTGG GCTGAAAATCTTTGTCCCCATTGCATTCCTAGCTTTTTCTGTTATGGTTCCTGTCAATTGGACAAATAGCACCTTGGAGCGTTCCAATTTGACTTATAGTCAGATAGATAAGctttcaatttcaaatattcCAACCGGATCAAATAG ATTCTGGACTCATTTGGTAATGGCTTATGCTTTTACCTTCTGGACATGCTATATCTTGAAAAGGGAGTATCAAATAGTTGCAACAATGAGACTGCATTTTCTAGCATCAGAAAGACGCCGTCCAGACCAATTCACA GTACTTGTCAGAAATGTACCACCTGATCCTGATGAATCAGTTAGTGAGCTAGTGGAACATTTCTTTTTGGTCAACCATCCAGATCACTATCTCACTCATCAG GTTGTTTACAATGCAAAGAAACTTTCTAGTCTAGTTtctaagaagaagaaaacacagaatTGGCTTGACTACTATGAACTtaaatattctagaaatcaatCCACAAGGCCATCTAAAAAG ACTGGTTATCTAGGTCTTTGGGGTGATCGAGTGGATGCAATTGATTTTTATACTACTGAAATTAACAGATTATCAAAAGAA ATAGAGTTGGAGAAAGATAGGGTGACGAAGAATCCTAAATATATAATGCCAGCGGCTTTTGTTTCCTTCCGAACTCGTTGGGGTGCAGCTGTTTGTGCACAAACTCAACAGTCCAGAAACCCAACCGTATGGTTGACTGAGTGGGCCCCAGAACCTCGTGATGTGTATTGGGACAACATGGCAATACCATATGTTTCACTCACAATAAGGAGGCTTATAGTTGCTGTAGCTTTCTTCTTTCTGACATTCTTTTTCATGATCCCCATAGCTTTTGTTCAGTCATTGGCTAACATTGAAGGCATTGAAAAAGCAGTACCTTTTCTTAAACCCTTTATTGAAAT CAAAGTCATAAAAGCGTTCATACAAGGTTTCCTTCCCGGTATTGCTTTGAAGATATTTCTCATATTTCTGCCAACAATATTGATGATAATGTCCAAGTTCGAAGGTTATATTAGCACTTCATCTCTGGAAAGAAGAGCAGCCACTAGATATTACATCTTCCAGTTCATTAATGTGTTTCTTGGGAGCATAATTACTGGGACTGCATTCCAACAGCTAGATAAATTTCTCCACCAGTCAGCAAATGA AATCCCAATAACAATTGGTGTCTCAATTCCAATGAAGGCAACGTTCTTCATAACTTACATAATGGTAGATGGATGGGCTGGATGTGCTGGTGAGATTTTAAGGTTGAAGCCATTGATATTCTATCACTTGAAAAATTTCTTCTTAGTCAAGACTGAAAAGGATCGTGAAGAAGCAATGGATCCGGGGACCTTTGGTTTCAATACAGGAGAGCCTCAAATACAACTTTACTTCTTACTTGGCCTTGTGTATGCTGTGGTCACGCCATTTCTTCTTCCATACATCATAGTGTTCTTTGGCTTGGCATATGTTGTCTACCGTCATCAG ATAATAAATGTCTACAACCAAGAGTATGAGAGTGCTGCAGCATTCTGGCCTGATGTGCATGGACGTATCATATTTGCACTAGTGATCTCACAGCTTCTGTTAATGGGATTACTGAGTACAAAAGAAGCTGCTAATTCAACTCCATTGCTCATCACTCTCCCAGTTTTGACAATAGCATTCCATTTGTATTGCAAGGGACGATACGAACCTGCTTTTATTAAGCATCCATTACAG GAGGCAATGATGAAGGACACATTGGAGCGTGCAAGAGAGCCAAACTTCAATTTGAAAGAGTTCATTCAGAATGCATATATCCATCCTGTATTTAAAGGTGATGATGACAGTGACAGTGAAGTCATGAGTGAAAAGTGGGAAGAACAAGAACCAGTAGTTGTACAAACAAAACGCCAGTCTCGGAGGAACACACCATTGCCAAGCAAACACAGCGGTTCATTGTCATCTTGA